From a single Nostoc edaphicum CCNP1411 genomic region:
- the tmk gene encoding dTMP kinase, with the protein MGGKLIVFEGVEGCGKTSQMQLCSEWLESLGVSVVVTREPGGTELGLHLRRLLLEKSEDKPVAEVTELLLYAADRSQHVEQELKPNLAAGKYILCDRYTDSTIAYQGYGRGLNMSLINQLNYIATAGLESDLTIWLDVDVEVGLSRKLSDQLGLDRIEQETIAFHRRVQQGYAHLAASHPSRIVRVDGSLSKEAVQQVIQGILRVQLHLAR; encoded by the coding sequence ATGGGTGGCAAATTAATTGTATTTGAAGGGGTGGAAGGCTGTGGCAAAACCAGCCAAATGCAGCTTTGTTCTGAGTGGTTGGAAAGTCTAGGTGTTTCTGTGGTGGTAACTCGTGAACCAGGGGGAACAGAGTTAGGCTTACATCTTCGCCGCTTGTTACTAGAAAAGTCAGAGGATAAACCAGTTGCAGAAGTGACAGAACTTTTATTGTATGCTGCTGACCGATCGCAACACGTTGAACAAGAGCTTAAACCAAATCTCGCAGCCGGGAAATATATTTTATGCGATCGCTACACTGACTCTACCATTGCCTACCAAGGATATGGTCGCGGTCTGAATATGAGTTTAATCAATCAGCTTAACTATATTGCTACTGCTGGTTTAGAAAGTGACTTAACTATTTGGCTAGATGTCGATGTCGAAGTTGGACTATCCCGCAAACTCTCAGACCAACTAGGATTAGACCGCATTGAACAAGAGACAATCGCTTTTCATCGGCGCGTTCAGCAAGGATACGCACATTTAGCAGCATCCCATCCCTCACGAATTGTACGAGTAGATGGCAGTTTGAGTAAAGAAGCTGTCCAACAGGTAATTCAAGGAATTTTGCGCGTACAACTGC
- a CDS encoding lactate racemase domain-containing protein, producing MYSLAVNNGTLSDEQVSALIHQALADPKLDGQRILVLIPDSTRTAPIPQMFRLLHQELGKRVAALDFLIALGTHNPMSEEQINHLVGVTPEERETTFKKVRIFNHLWNEPDTFISCGIISADEIAEISGGMLHQEVDVRVNKLVNEYDLIVICGPVFPHEVVGFSGGNKYFFPGISGQEVINLSHWLGALITCYEIIGTLGITPVRRLINRAASLISTPKLCLAMVVAPKTNQLAGLYIDQPESAWEAAAQLSAKLHIKYVDQPFKQVLSVMPQMYDDIWTAAKGMYKLEPVVADGGEVIIYAPHITEFSYTHGEILSQVGYHVRDYFLKQWDKFQEYPAGVLAHSTHLKGMGTFDPIEGEQARIRVTLATGISAERCAAHNLNYRDPDTIRLAEWTNREDEGILLVPKAGEILYRLSSSKF from the coding sequence ATGTATTCACTGGCTGTAAATAACGGCACACTTTCAGATGAGCAAGTTTCTGCGCTAATTCATCAAGCTTTAGCAGACCCTAAGTTAGATGGACAGCGCATCTTAGTGTTAATTCCAGATAGTACCCGCACTGCTCCCATCCCTCAAATGTTTCGATTGCTGCATCAGGAGTTGGGTAAAAGAGTAGCGGCTCTAGATTTTTTAATTGCTCTGGGTACACATAATCCCATGAGTGAAGAACAAATCAATCACTTGGTGGGAGTGACACCGGAGGAACGAGAGACAACTTTTAAGAAAGTTCGCATTTTTAACCATCTTTGGAATGAGCCAGATACCTTTATTTCTTGTGGAATAATTTCGGCAGATGAGATAGCAGAAATTAGCGGTGGAATGCTACATCAAGAAGTTGATGTGCGTGTGAATAAGCTTGTCAACGAATATGATTTGATCGTGATTTGCGGCCCAGTTTTTCCTCACGAAGTTGTCGGCTTCTCTGGTGGAAATAAATATTTTTTTCCTGGCATTAGTGGTCAAGAAGTAATTAATCTCTCACACTGGTTAGGTGCTTTAATCACTTGTTACGAAATTATTGGTACACTCGGAATAACACCAGTCCGGCGTTTGATTAACCGAGCCGCTAGCCTGATTTCTACCCCAAAGCTTTGTTTGGCGATGGTGGTCGCACCAAAAACAAATCAGCTAGCTGGACTTTATATAGATCAACCAGAGTCAGCCTGGGAAGCTGCTGCACAATTATCAGCTAAACTGCATATTAAATATGTAGATCAGCCTTTTAAACAAGTGCTTTCAGTCATGCCCCAAATGTACGATGACATTTGGACAGCAGCTAAAGGAATGTACAAACTAGAGCCTGTAGTTGCTGATGGAGGCGAGGTAATTATATATGCTCCTCATATTACCGAGTTTAGCTATACACACGGCGAAATTCTGTCCCAAGTTGGCTATCATGTGCGGGATTACTTTCTCAAACAGTGGGATAAATTCCAAGAGTATCCTGCTGGAGTACTGGCTCATAGTACTCATTTAAAAGGGATGGGTACTTTTGATCCTATAGAAGGGGAACAAGCACGGATTCGTGTCACTTTAGCTACTGGTATTTCTGCTGAACGCTGTGCTGCTCATAACTTGAACTATCGTGACCCGGATACTATTAGACTCGCAGAATGGACTAACCGAGAGGATGAAGGTATATTGCTTGTGCCCAAAGCTGGGGAGATCCTATACCGTTTAAGTTCCAGCAAATTTTAG
- a CDS encoding SDR family oxidoreductase has product MAELILSKLFSLKERVAVVTGGSGVLGGAMAKGLALAGARVVVLGRNEARAGAVVAEITAGGGESMAVVADVSDRSQLEIARDYIIQCWGEIDILVNMAGGNIPAATITADATIFDMPHAAFEEVVSLNLLGTLLPCQVFGQAMAEKNQPHGCIVNISSMSAIRVISRVVGYSAAKAGIDNFTRWLAVELAQKYGDGMRVNAIAPGFFIGEQNRDLLLNSDGSLTVRGQKIIEHTPAGRFGKSDELLSTLIWLCSSGASFVNGVVVPVDGGFSIYSGV; this is encoded by the coding sequence ATGGCAGAGTTAATTTTAAGTAAACTTTTTAGTTTGAAGGAGCGGGTAGCGGTAGTTACTGGTGGTTCTGGTGTGCTTGGTGGGGCTATGGCAAAGGGTTTGGCTCTAGCGGGAGCGCGAGTTGTGGTTTTGGGTCGCAATGAAGCACGGGCGGGGGCGGTGGTGGCTGAGATTACTGCTGGTGGTGGAGAAAGTATGGCTGTGGTAGCAGATGTTAGCGATCGCTCTCAATTAGAAATCGCTAGGGATTATATTATACAGTGTTGGGGTGAAATAGATATCTTGGTAAATATGGCTGGTGGGAATATTCCGGCTGCCACAATTACTGCTGATGCGACTATTTTTGATATGCCACATGCAGCCTTTGAGGAAGTAGTTAGCCTCAACTTACTTGGCACTCTACTACCTTGTCAGGTTTTTGGTCAAGCAATGGCGGAAAAAAATCAGCCCCACGGGTGCATTGTCAATATTTCCTCCATGTCTGCTATCCGAGTGATTAGCCGCGTGGTTGGTTACTCAGCCGCTAAAGCCGGGATAGATAACTTTACTCGCTGGCTAGCGGTAGAACTCGCCCAAAAGTATGGTGATGGAATGCGAGTAAATGCGATCGCACCAGGTTTCTTTATTGGCGAACAAAATCGAGATTTACTCTTAAATTCTGATGGTAGTTTGACCGTTCGCGGGCAAAAAATCATTGAGCATACCCCCGCCGGACGTTTTGGAAAATCAGATGAATTACTCAGTACTTTGATTTGGTTATGTAGTTCTGGTGCTAGTTTCGTTAACGGGGTAGTCGTGCCGGTAGACGGTGGATTTAGTATCTACAGTGGAGTTTAA
- the uxaC gene encoding glucuronate isomerase: MLTKKPSLSPDRCFSPEPVQRRLAHQFFDSISALPLVCPHGHVDPALLANPAVRFGSPTELLIIPDHYLLRMLYSRGVPLQALGIPTSDGSPVETNHRKIWQLFADHFYLFQGTPSGLWLKEELTNVFGVDEPLNSRNAAHIYDYLEGLLASSKFSPRALFKRFNIEVLCTTDAASDNLENQRSLHEEGFTQIRPTFRPDAVVNLDSPGWRENLTKLESTIGREISTYANFVQALEERRAFFKKMGATATDQGAATPYTARLSDQEAEAIFARALAGKLNPGDVKNFTGHIFMEMARMSVEDGLVMQMHCGVMRNHNPALFERFGSDKGADIPVKIEWTQNLRPLLSAYGNDPRFCLIIFGMDESTYSREMAPLAGHYPTVLLGPPWWFHDSVNGMERYFNQVMETAGIYNTAGFNDDTRAFVSIPARHNVWRRVACNWLAGLVARGLVEEEEGYEMARALAYDLAKVAYKFEGN; this comes from the coding sequence ATGTTAACTAAAAAACCGAGTTTATCTCCCGATCGCTGTTTTTCTCCAGAACCAGTTCAAAGACGACTAGCCCATCAATTTTTTGACAGTATATCTGCGTTACCTTTAGTTTGCCCACACGGACACGTAGATCCAGCTTTGTTAGCTAATCCCGCAGTTCGTTTTGGTTCGCCGACGGAATTACTGATTATTCCTGACCACTACCTTTTGCGGATGCTCTACAGTCGGGGCGTACCTCTGCAAGCTTTGGGTATACCTACTAGTGATGGTTCACCAGTAGAAACCAACCACCGCAAAATCTGGCAATTGTTCGCAGACCATTTTTATCTATTCCAGGGTACTCCGTCTGGGTTGTGGCTAAAAGAGGAACTAACTAACGTTTTTGGCGTAGATGAACCTTTAAATTCTCGCAACGCCGCACATATCTATGATTATCTGGAAGGTTTGTTAGCCTCATCTAAGTTTTCCCCTCGTGCTTTATTCAAACGCTTTAACATCGAAGTGCTTTGTACTACCGATGCCGCCAGTGATAATCTAGAGAATCAGCGATCGCTCCACGAAGAAGGTTTTACTCAAATTAGGCCAACTTTTCGCCCAGATGCAGTAGTTAACCTAGATTCTCCTGGTTGGCGCGAAAATCTTACCAAATTGGAAAGCACTATCGGTAGAGAAATTAGTACTTACGCCAATTTTGTGCAAGCTTTAGAAGAACGTCGAGCTTTCTTTAAAAAAATGGGAGCGACAGCTACCGATCAAGGTGCAGCTACACCTTATACCGCACGCCTTTCTGACCAAGAAGCTGAAGCTATCTTTGCTAGGGCATTAGCCGGCAAGCTGAATCCAGGTGATGTAAAAAACTTTACCGGTCATATCTTCATGGAAATGGCGCGGATGAGTGTGGAAGATGGGTTGGTGATGCAAATGCATTGTGGTGTGATGCGTAACCATAACCCGGCTTTATTTGAGAGATTTGGATCTGATAAAGGTGCTGATATTCCCGTAAAAATAGAGTGGACTCAAAATCTGCGCCCGTTGTTGTCAGCTTACGGTAACGATCCGCGCTTTTGCTTAATCATTTTTGGTATGGATGAAAGCACTTATAGCCGCGAGATGGCTCCGTTAGCTGGTCATTATCCTACTGTATTGCTTGGGCCGCCTTGGTGGTTTCACGACAGCGTAAATGGTATGGAGCGTTATTTCAATCAGGTAATGGAAACTGCTGGAATTTATAATACTGCTGGATTTAATGATGATACACGGGCTTTTGTTTCGATTCCGGCTCGTCATAATGTCTGGCGACGGGTAGCTTGTAATTGGTTGGCTGGATTGGTTGCGCGGGGATTGGTTGAGGAGGAGGAAGGGTATGAGATGGCTCGTGCTTTGGCTTATGACCTCGCTAAGGTTGCTTATAAGTTTGAGGGGAATTGA
- a CDS encoding LacI family DNA-binding transcriptional regulator → MNKRRISIEDIARRAGVSHSTVSRALRDNALISPKVREEIKRLAQEMSYVPNAIAQSLQNKRTNTIGVVVTSIADPFFAEVVEGIEKIARPAGLSVLLSASHRNFEQEMAAIDTFHRRRVDGILVADSRISKQHIKQLTQIAVPTVLINSQTEDQSEILHSVAIDDRLGAKLATEHLISLGHTAIGYLGVGDRSRSNQQRLEGYQMALTEAGIPPNTDWVSISDEYDTRTSDVNTGKNMLSKLLSAEVTGIFCYNDMVAVGALLACQELGILVPRNLSLVGFDGIALGSYVTPALTTVSQPMLEIGGYAMQMLLDLLEEKTVENRVLSPFLVERGSSAALLTI, encoded by the coding sequence ATGAATAAACGAAGAATTTCAATTGAAGATATTGCCCGCAGAGCAGGGGTTTCTCATTCTACAGTTTCACGTGCTTTGCGAGATAACGCTCTAATTAGCCCGAAAGTGCGAGAAGAAATTAAGCGACTGGCGCAGGAGATGAGCTATGTGCCGAATGCTATTGCTCAAAGTTTGCAAAATAAGCGTACTAATACTATTGGTGTAGTAGTAACTTCAATCGCAGATCCCTTTTTTGCTGAGGTAGTAGAGGGAATCGAGAAGATAGCCAGACCAGCAGGCTTAAGTGTTTTGTTGAGTGCTTCACACCGAAATTTTGAGCAGGAAATGGCAGCTATTGATACTTTTCATCGCCGGAGAGTAGACGGGATCTTAGTAGCCGACTCACGAATTAGTAAGCAGCATATCAAACAACTTACGCAAATTGCTGTGCCAACAGTTCTGATTAATAGTCAGACCGAAGATCAATCGGAAATATTACACTCAGTAGCAATAGACGATCGCTTAGGTGCTAAATTAGCCACAGAGCATCTAATAAGTCTGGGACACACTGCTATTGGTTATCTTGGTGTAGGCGATCGCAGCAGGTCAAACCAGCAGCGCCTAGAAGGATATCAAATGGCCCTTACGGAAGCTGGTATTCCACCAAATACTGATTGGGTTTCAATTAGTGACGAATATGATACCAGAACCAGTGATGTGAACACCGGAAAAAATATGCTGTCTAAACTATTATCTGCGGAAGTTACAGGCATATTTTGTTACAACGATATGGTGGCGGTTGGCGCTCTGTTAGCTTGTCAAGAATTAGGTATTTTAGTACCGCGAAATTTAAGTCTCGTCGGATTTGATGGTATTGCTCTAGGCTCTTACGTTACACCGGCACTGACCACAGTTAGCCAGCCAATGTTAGAAATTGGTGGCTATGCCATGCAAATGTTACTCGATTTATTAGAAGAAAAAACTGTAGAAAACCGCGTTTTATCTCCTTTTTTAGTAGAGCGTGGTAGTAGTGCAGCATTATTAACAATTTAA
- a CDS encoding gluconokinase, with amino-acid sequence MIIIVMGVSGSGKTTIGKLLADSLEWEFSDADNFHSPENVEKMRCGIPLSETDRMPWLQDLQTAIKQWLQENKSVVLACSALKDSYRQFLLLDSDRSANAKGDRIKLVYLKGSYELIQARLQERSNHYMNEKLLGSQFNTLEEPLDTISIDVAQPPQIIVQNIRTALEI; translated from the coding sequence ATGATTATTATCGTCATGGGTGTATCTGGTTCTGGCAAAACTACCATCGGAAAACTATTAGCAGATTCGTTAGAATGGGAGTTTAGCGACGCTGATAATTTTCACTCGCCAGAGAATGTTGAGAAAATGCGATGCGGTATCCCTCTGAGTGAAACAGACAGGATGCCTTGGTTACAAGATTTGCAAACAGCGATCAAGCAATGGTTGCAAGAAAATAAAAGTGTGGTGCTGGCGTGTTCGGCTTTAAAAGATAGCTATCGGCAATTTTTGCTACTGGATAGCGATCGCTCCGCCAACGCCAAGGGCGATCGCATCAAGTTAGTTTACCTCAAAGGATCTTATGAGTTAATTCAAGCACGGTTACAAGAGCGTAGCAATCATTACATGAATGAAAAACTCCTCGGCAGTCAGTTCAATACTCTTGAAGAACCGTTAGATACCATATCTATCGATGTTGCACAGCCACCCCAAATAATTGTCCAAAACATTAGAACGGCTTTGGAAATTTAG
- a CDS encoding DUF1815 family protein: MFLRLAQQHQEFVQDLVMNLQALTIILERRGYTASCYTCGDQMKSASFIVSLREKHLIRFLVSDYGITWMELWDDRELMKLEGAEAINQLEELANLVKYSTAVQLAI, from the coding sequence GTGTTTCTAAGATTAGCGCAACAACATCAAGAATTCGTCCAAGACTTGGTAATGAACCTGCAAGCCTTGACAATTATACTTGAGCGACGTGGTTATACTGCGTCTTGTTATACATGCGGCGACCAAATGAAGAGTGCTTCATTTATAGTTAGCCTCAGAGAAAAACACCTAATTCGGTTTTTAGTCTCTGATTACGGGATTACTTGGATGGAATTGTGGGACGATCGCGAATTAATGAAGTTGGAGGGTGCAGAAGCAATAAATCAGCTAGAAGAGTTGGCTAATCTTGTTAAGTATTCCACTGCTGTGCAATTAGCAATTTGA
- a CDS encoding inositol oxygenase family protein, with protein sequence MSQTLNNVIAQAQNNPLHSLEEWEEDLLNRYPDPESIVKEGKTTEEYRNYETTIRDTVKEFYCLNHINQTYDFVLQKEKEFLKFDKKEMSVWDAVEFLNQLVDDSDPDTDMDQLQHLLQTSEAIRADGHPDWMVLIGFFHDMGKVLCLFGEPQWATVGDTYPVGCAFSDKIVFPEFFKENPDYKNLNYNTKYGIYEPKCGLSNVHMSWGHDEYFYQMMKNYLPEPALYMLRYHSFYPQHRENAYEHLMDKYDQEMFKWVKLFNPYDLYSKNPIPPDWQKLKPYYEDLVAKYLPATLKF encoded by the coding sequence ATGTCTCAAACTCTAAATAATGTCATTGCTCAAGCTCAAAACAATCCCTTACATTCCCTAGAAGAATGGGAAGAAGACTTACTTAATCGCTATCCCGATCCGGAAAGCATAGTTAAAGAAGGTAAAACCACCGAAGAGTATAGAAATTATGAAACGACTATTAGAGATACAGTAAAAGAGTTTTATTGCTTAAACCATATTAATCAAACATACGATTTTGTACTTCAAAAAGAAAAAGAATTTTTAAAGTTTGACAAGAAAGAAATGTCTGTTTGGGATGCAGTCGAATTTTTGAATCAATTGGTTGATGATTCCGATCCTGATACAGACATGGATCAATTACAACATTTATTGCAAACATCAGAAGCTATTCGCGCCGATGGTCATCCTGATTGGATGGTACTTATCGGCTTCTTTCACGATATGGGGAAAGTGCTTTGTCTATTTGGTGAACCTCAATGGGCTACCGTAGGCGATACTTATCCTGTAGGTTGTGCCTTCTCTGATAAAATTGTTTTTCCAGAATTTTTCAAAGAAAATCCTGATTATAAAAACCTTAACTACAACACTAAATATGGTATTTATGAGCCGAAGTGTGGATTGAGTAATGTACACATGTCATGGGGCCATGATGAGTATTTTTATCAGATGATGAAAAACTATTTGCCCGAACCTGCGTTGTACATGCTTCGTTATCACTCATTTTATCCTCAACATCGTGAAAATGCGTATGAACATTTGATGGATAAATACGATCAAGAAATGTTTAAATGGGTGAAGTTATTCAACCCCTACGATTTATATTCCAAAAACCCTATTCCTCCTGATTGGCAGAAATTAAAACCATACTATGAAGATTTAGTTGCTAAATATTTGCCTGCAACGTTAAAGTTTTAA
- a CDS encoding ABC transporter substrate-binding protein: MKRVSLIVGILGFAVVGCTNGAQNGNTATNTTNTATNISAESLGTPNRKLQTIGVALGDLGNPFYNAVQKGAETEAQKLGGNIRVNAVSSGFDLNQQSNQIENFTAANTDLIILSAVDKKGVKPVIDQARLAGKVVIAVDSAVDADVDAMISSNNTQAGEVACQYIADRLKGQGSVVILNGTPMDSINQRVSGCEKSLSKYPNIKLISKEQNAEGTRDGGLRVMSDLLTTFPKIDAVFATNDQSGVGADLAARQARRNEFFIVGVDGSPDATKAMEDKDGLFAATAAQNPAGMAQKAVQIGNDIIQGKKPESSEILIPVKLVTRENLSSYQGW, from the coding sequence ATGAAAAGAGTTTCGCTCATAGTTGGCATATTAGGTTTTGCGGTTGTTGGTTGCACGAATGGCGCTCAAAATGGCAACACTGCAACTAATACTACTAACACTGCTACCAATATAAGTGCAGAGAGTCTTGGTACTCCCAATAGAAAATTGCAAACAATCGGCGTTGCGTTGGGTGACTTAGGCAATCCCTTTTATAATGCAGTGCAGAAGGGGGCTGAGACAGAAGCCCAGAAACTTGGGGGTAATATCAGAGTTAATGCGGTTTCCAGTGGCTTTGACTTGAACCAACAAAGCAACCAAATCGAAAATTTCACTGCTGCGAATACTGACCTAATTATCCTCAGCGCTGTTGACAAAAAAGGAGTTAAACCAGTTATTGATCAAGCAAGGCTTGCAGGTAAGGTTGTGATTGCAGTAGATTCAGCCGTTGATGCAGATGTGGATGCAATGATTAGCTCCAACAATACCCAAGCTGGTGAGGTTGCTTGCCAATATATTGCCGATCGCCTCAAAGGTCAAGGTAGTGTTGTCATCCTCAACGGGACTCCGATGGACTCAATTAATCAGCGAGTGAGTGGCTGTGAGAAATCATTATCCAAATATCCGAATATTAAACTCATCTCTAAAGAGCAAAACGCTGAAGGGACAAGGGATGGAGGACTAAGAGTCATGAGCGATTTGCTGACAACCTTTCCCAAAATTGATGCCGTTTTTGCTACGAACGATCAAAGCGGTGTCGGCGCAGATTTAGCAGCTAGACAAGCAAGACGCAATGAATTTTTTATTGTTGGGGTTGATGGATCGCCTGATGCAACCAAAGCAATGGAAGATAAAGATGGTTTATTTGCTGCAACTGCGGCTCAAAACCCCGCAGGGATGGCTCAAAAAGCGGTTCAGATTGGCAACGATATCATTCAGGGTAAAAAACCTGAGTCATCTGAGATTCTAATTCCAGTCAAGTTGGTTACTAGAGAGAACCTCAGCAGCTATCAAGGCTGGTAA
- a CDS encoding ABC transporter substrate-binding protein: MNVKKIAFTSGVTRSVIAASLLGIISGSLIGCTNGSPDDNTATNTDTKPATNISAETKTATGNRKLRSVAFTVGDLSNPFFVVMGQAVEAEAKRIGGKDVNVIIASSAYDLNQQANQIENFTAANTDIIVLNAADKSGIKPIVEKAKLAGRIVIAVDTGAEGGVDATITTNNIQAGEVSCKYIADRLKGKGNVVIVNGPPVDSVIQRVSGCESVLSKYPDIKILSKNQNADGSRDGGLRVMTDLLTTFPKIDAVFAINDPSGVGAELAANQAKRKDFFIVGVDGAPEAITAIANKDGLYAATATQNPRGMAQKAVQVGNDILNGKKPANPTILIPVKLITKDNVSTEKGWE, from the coding sequence ATGAATGTGAAAAAGATTGCGTTCACCTCTGGTGTTACGCGAAGCGTAATCGCAGCTAGCTTACTTGGTATCATCAGTGGCAGTCTTATAGGCTGTACAAATGGTTCTCCCGATGACAACACAGCTACTAACACTGATACTAAACCTGCTACGAATATTAGTGCAGAAACTAAAACCGCCACTGGGAATAGAAAGTTGCGATCGGTTGCCTTCACTGTTGGCGATCTAAGTAACCCTTTCTTCGTCGTTATGGGACAAGCAGTTGAGGCAGAAGCTAAGAGAATTGGCGGAAAAGATGTCAATGTTATTATAGCTTCCAGTGCTTATGACCTTAACCAACAAGCCAATCAAATTGAAAATTTTACTGCTGCGAATACTGATATCATTGTTTTGAATGCTGCTGATAAAAGTGGAATTAAGCCCATAGTTGAAAAAGCTAAACTTGCAGGTAGAATTGTCATTGCTGTAGACACAGGTGCTGAGGGAGGTGTGGATGCCACCATCACTACTAATAATATCCAAGCTGGAGAAGTTAGTTGCAAATATATTGCTGACCGCCTTAAAGGCAAAGGCAATGTAGTAATAGTTAATGGCCCGCCAGTGGACTCGGTGATTCAACGAGTTAGTGGCTGCGAGAGTGTATTGTCTAAATATCCCGATATCAAAATCCTCTCTAAAAACCAGAATGCAGACGGTAGTCGGGATGGAGGACTCAGAGTTATGACTGATTTGCTCACAACCTTTCCGAAAATTGATGCTGTTTTTGCCATTAACGATCCGAGTGGAGTCGGCGCAGAACTAGCGGCTAACCAAGCAAAACGTAAAGATTTCTTTATTGTCGGGGTTGATGGTGCGCCAGAAGCAATAACTGCGATCGCCAATAAAGATGGTTTATATGCAGCAACTGCTACTCAAAATCCGCGAGGGATGGCCCAAAAAGCAGTTCAAGTTGGGAATGACATTTTAAATGGTAAGAAACCTGCTAATCCAACCATTCTGATTCCAGTTAAGTTGATCACAAAAGATAATGTCAGCACAGAAAAAGGCTGGGAGTAA
- a CDS encoding sugar ABC transporter ATP-binding protein, with protein MTTNIETSFSDAPTTTPVLEMQGITKRFHGVSALQNVNLTIYPGEVHALMGENGAGKSTLMKILAGAYIADEGEIRINGQPLKITDPATARKAGINLIYQELNVAPNLTVTENMFMGSELRRGQLLDRKAMQLEAEEVLESLGANFTAQTIVGTLSIAEQQQVEIARALKDKSRVLVMDEPTAALSDRESDHLFEVIRKLRRDGIAIIYISHRMEEIYALADRISVLRDGQYIGSLTRSEISPQRLVQMMVGRSMQDFYEHQRQMHPGPVVLSVRNMSDARKKIEPASFELHAGEILGLAGLVGAGRTELSRLIFGADRKASGEVFLNGKKLEINTPSDAIAAGIGYVPEDRKDQGLFLEMSARKNIAINTLKQDAKAGIVNWPSVNRLSTDAVENFNIRLANLEIRALDLSGGNQQKLLLARWLAIKPRVLMLDEPTRGVDIGAKSEIYRIMSELAAQGVAILMVSSELSEIVGMSDRVLVMREGQLVGELDGSLGKEITQEKIMHYATGASEVLAS; from the coding sequence ATGACAACAAATATTGAAACTTCATTTTCTGATGCACCAACCACCACCCCGGTGTTAGAAATGCAAGGGATTACAAAACGATTTCATGGTGTATCTGCGCTCCAAAATGTTAATCTCACCATTTATCCTGGAGAAGTTCACGCCCTCATGGGTGAAAACGGCGCAGGTAAAAGTACATTGATGAAAATCCTGGCTGGGGCTTACATTGCCGATGAAGGAGAAATTCGCATCAATGGTCAACCCTTGAAAATTACCGATCCGGCGACAGCACGGAAGGCGGGTATTAACCTCATTTATCAAGAACTGAATGTTGCACCGAATTTAACCGTTACCGAAAATATGTTTATGGGTAGCGAGTTGCGGCGAGGTCAGCTTTTAGACCGCAAAGCGATGCAACTGGAAGCAGAGGAAGTACTGGAAAGCCTTGGAGCCAATTTTACCGCGCAGACTATAGTTGGTACTTTGTCCATCGCCGAACAGCAGCAAGTCGAAATTGCCAGAGCGCTGAAAGATAAAAGCCGCGTTTTGGTGATGGATGAACCAACAGCAGCCTTATCTGACCGCGAGAGCGACCATTTATTTGAGGTCATTCGCAAACTACGGCGTGATGGCATTGCCATTATTTACATCAGCCATCGGATGGAAGAAATCTATGCCCTAGCTGACCGGATTAGTGTGTTGCGTGATGGTCAATATATTGGTAGTCTGACACGCAGTGAAATTTCTCCACAGCGATTAGTGCAGATGATGGTCGGTCGCTCCATGCAAGACTTTTACGAACATCAACGGCAAATGCATCCTGGCCCAGTGGTGCTGTCAGTCAGAAATATGAGCGACGCCCGCAAGAAAATTGAGCCGGCTAGTTTTGAACTTCATGCTGGAGAAATTCTGGGTTTAGCGGGGCTGGTTGGTGCAGGACGCACAGAACTATCCCGGCTGATTTTTGGTGCTGACCGCAAAGCCAGTGGTGAAGTATTTCTGAATGGCAAAAAACTGGAAATTAATACGCCCAGTGATGCGATCGCTGCGGGAATTGGCTACGTCCCAGAAGACCGCAAAGACCAAGGTTTATTTCTGGAGATGAGCGCCCGCAAGAATATTGCTATCAACACACTCAAGCAGGATGCCAAAGCTGGAATTGTTAACTGGCCTTCAGTGAATCGGCTGTCAACAGACGCAGTGGAAAACTTTAATATCCGCCTAGCCAATTTGGAAATTAGAGCGCTCGATCTTTCTGGTGGTAATCAGCAGAAGCTACTGCTAGCGCGTTGGTTAGCCATTAAACCGAGAGTATTGATGTTAGATGAGCCGACACGCGGCGTAGATATCGGTGCCAAAAGTGAAATTTACCGAATTATGAGCGAATTAGCAGCACAAGGTGTTGCTATTTTAATGGTTTCCAGCGAACTATCAGAGATTGTCGGCATGAGCGATCGCGTCTTGGTGATGCGAGAAGGACAGCTGGTAGGCGAACTGGATGGCAGTCTTGGTAAAGAAATCACCCAAGAAAAGATTATGCATTATGCAACTGGAGCATCGGAGGTATTAGCATCATGA